The DNA sequence TGGCCCCTTTTATCGGAAATTAGCACTTCATGTGGTACGTTTCTCAATATGTATGTATAGGACGGAAGGGTGTCAAAGGAGCACAGCCAGGTCTAGTTTTGTCGTGGGTTCAAAGAGTTAAAATTGCTGTTGGAGCAGCAAGAGGACTTGAATATTTACATGAAAAGGCTCAGCCACATATCATCCATCGTGATATTAAGTCCAGCAGCATACTGCTTTTTGATAATGACGTGGCAAAGATTGCTGATTTCGATCTGTCAAATCAAGCCCCTGATGCAGCAGCACGCCTTCATTCTACACGTGTTCTTGGGACTTTTGGTTATCATGCTCCAGAGTAAGTCATTCCTCGATGTGTTCCACATAGGTTGTTATTATTTCTATAGGAGAAAATAAGAATAACACCAAGGAAATCAATGGAGAGAGGATAGTTAAAAAATGTACTAGACGAGCCAGAGATGAAAGATGGAATTTCAATTTAGCATTGATCTAGGCTGAAAAATCTTTATACAGTACCCAACATTGGATCTAAGtcttgttatttttcaatggcagGTATGCTATGACTGGACAAATCAGTTCAAAGAGTGATGTCTACAGTTTCGGTGTCATCTTGCTGGAACTTTTAACTGGTCGTAAACCTGTCGATCATACGTTGCCACGTGGACAGCAGAGCCTCGTCACATGGGTATTAATTTCATCTCATCTTAGTTCCTGTCCGCTATGGCTCATAAATGGTtcttacatttatttatttaattttttcaatcttGAACAAGACTAATAGGGTggcatttctttttgtttatggacATATTTGAAGTCTTTCATTAACACTTTGAGctgatttttataaaatggtGTATTCAATTAGGCTACACCAAAACTCAGTGAAGATAAGGTGAAGCAATGTATTGATGCTAGACTGAATGGAGAATATCCTCCCAAGGCAGTTGCAAAGGTAAATGTTGTAAGAGTTTGTAGAATGAGCGaatttgagtttttatttttcctcacaTTTTTTATGGATACGTATGTGCTGAAAACAGTTGGCTGCTGTTGCTGCCTTGTGTGTGCAATATGAAGCTGATTTCCGCCCGAATATGAGCATTGTAGTCAAAGCTTTACAGCCTCTATTGAATGCTCGGTCTGGTCCCCACAATTGAAACACTAAAAATTTGTGAATTCCTTGACCCCCACAATCATTCCTACGTTGGACATATTATTGAGATTTGTTCTGTATACAGATGACGCACCATCATTGTTCATTTTGGTCATTGAAAACTTGGTTGTATCCTACTTTGTAATATGCGTCTTTTACAAGGATTTTTTTGTGTTGCTTATTGAAGCCTTCAAATGTGTGATGGCTCCAGTGTTTACATTCTGAAGTATGCCCGCTCAGCGGTACCAGTAAAATGTTGTCAAAGTTGTCTTCTAAATTAGCAAATATAAGTTAGAAAAGAATATTCTGTGAAAGCTTTAGCCTTTGAGAAAACAACGAAGTAATAACAATCCGATCATATATTCTTACAgatttcaattttgaattttgaaaatttggttAGAATTGTgccaaattattttctttagaaGGAAACAAACTTGAAAGAACTCTAAAAACATATTTTACTTCCTTTTATGTttaaacacacacacagaccaatatatatatatatatcaatgtaaGAAAACCAATataaactaaaagaaaatatgtaaaatCGCCAGCATGGTTACTTAATTTGAGAACATAAcattaatcattttattaacCTTGACTCCAATTTCCATCTTATAACTAATATACCCATTTTTACACATAAAGTGGGGGAGTGTTAAAAATTGTAGAAAGAGTGTATGATGTGTGCCTTTTTTTTAGAAAACTGAAAGATGCTTTAATTTGTCGATAGAATGAAAAGATAGATGCCTGGCTTGTGTTGTGTGAGCATATATAAATAGAAGCATGTTCATG is a window from the Ziziphus jujuba cultivar Dongzao chromosome 11, ASM3175591v1 genome containing:
- the LOC107433323 gene encoding pto-interacting protein 1 isoform X1, which translates into the protein MSCFSCCEEDDIHKTADHGPFMPNNSADHLGSSAGHYAREAAPKETQTIAIQPIAVSDISVDELKDITDNFGTKALIGEGSYGRVYHGVLRSGPAAAIKKLDSSKQPKQEFLAQISMVSRLKHENVIELLGYCVDGSLRVLAYEYAPNGSLHDILHGRKGVKGAQPGLVLSWVQRVKIAVGAARGLEYLHEKAQPHIIHRDIKSSSILLFDNDVAKIADFDLSNQAPDAAARLHSTRVLGTFGYHAPEYAMTGQISSKSDVYSFGVILLELLTGRKPVDHTLPRGQQSLVTWATPKLSEDKVKQCIDARLNGEYPPKAVAKLAAVAALCVQYEADFRPNMSIVVKALQPLLNARSGPHN
- the LOC107433323 gene encoding pto-interacting protein 1 isoform X3, with the protein product MVSRLKHENVIELLGYCVDGSLRVLAYEYAPNGSLHDILHGRKGVKGAQPGLVLSWVQRVKIAVGAARGLEYLHEKAQPHIIHRDIKSSSILLFDNDVAKIADFDLSNQAPDAAARLHSTRVLGTFGYHAPEYAMTGQISSKSDVYSFGVILLELLTGRKPVDHTLPRGQQSLVTWATPKLSEDKVKQCIDARLNGEYPPKAVAKLAAVAALCVQYEADFRPNMSIVVKALQPLLNARSGPHN
- the LOC107433323 gene encoding pto-interacting protein 1 isoform X2; amino-acid sequence: MSCFSCCEEDDIHKTADHGPFMPNNSAGSSAGHYAREAAPKETQTIAIQPIAVSDISVDELKDITDNFGTKALIGEGSYGRVYHGVLRSGPAAAIKKLDSSKQPKQEFLAQISMVSRLKHENVIELLGYCVDGSLRVLAYEYAPNGSLHDILHGRKGVKGAQPGLVLSWVQRVKIAVGAARGLEYLHEKAQPHIIHRDIKSSSILLFDNDVAKIADFDLSNQAPDAAARLHSTRVLGTFGYHAPEYAMTGQISSKSDVYSFGVILLELLTGRKPVDHTLPRGQQSLVTWATPKLSEDKVKQCIDARLNGEYPPKAVAKLAAVAALCVQYEADFRPNMSIVVKALQPLLNARSGPHN